The window CTCAAGTTCATTAACATGGTGACTCTATCAAAGTAAcattacaaacaaaatgtattttaaaaaaagggatATGTTGctcatttacattattttacaattGATTTATGTCCTTCATAAGACTAGTTGAAAAGCATTTTATTCCCAAACTAACAAACTGCAAAAAGTGAACTTCTCATTCGTGATTTTCTCATATTCAACATTATGCGTTTTTGGCTGCAGATAGCCACATCTAATGCAGCAAGACGTGATAAGACCAAGTTAAGTATACATAAAGCAGTCTACATGACTATTTTACAGTTGTCTGAACAAAATCATAATTCATCTGAGATTAACTTCAGCAATGACCTTGAGTTATTcttaaaacattcacatttgtcATAATCTAACTACAATGGGAAAATTTAGTGGTTATTCTTGTGTAAGACCTCCAGCTATCCTCAACCATTTGTGACTGCTTTACATATGGACAAAACCCTGTATTTAATAACACAAAAATCTGTGGGATGATTATCTCTGATTTTGATTCACTGAATAACCAGTATCGAGCTGGCAGATGATTTCATGGTGTCAGACTTGCACACCTCATTTGCACAGAACAGTCGAAGGTTGAAACAGCACTCACTAATAAAGAGCATTTATCACCTTTTCAATTCATAACATTTACCAAGCAGTAAGTTCAATGCTTAATTTGAAACTGTTATTACAGAGCAATGTACAGAGACTGGAtgaaaacaagagacaaactTTACAGTTCTACTCCAAAGCCAATACAGCTGCTCTGAAATCAGCTATActcagtgtgacagagaggagtCGGTTCAACTTTAAAGAAACTTtgaaggctgcagtttgtgttgttgtactGGATTGAATTTGAATGAATCCTCCCGCTGTATGCCCAAACACAGGCTGGCAGATAAACACGATGATGTGAGCTTTCCTGAAAAAAGTTTGAGGCGTAAACCGTTAATCCAACTTGACTTCCTGACTATTTTGCTTTGGTTTACTAGGAATTGATCCAGTTGCAGCCTTTGAGTGAAAATGTTCAGTTTAGTGTCTGAGTTTCACCTGTTCACACTTGACTTATGTAGTGAGAGCCATCATCTACAACCCAGTGCCCTTGTGTGTCATCTGCAGCTCTTTGGAGAGCCCTTCTTTGGATAACCTAAGGGTCAGCAACAGAAAAGAATCATGAGTCAATCaatcagtaaaaacaaatagtCTCAGTGTAATTACACGCAGTTGATTTGGTAATATTCAAAAGTAACTGCAGCTTATACTCATACTCACTTTAAGTAATGGTGGTTTATATCTCTGTATATTTAGCACTTTTCCATTATTGTAAACAAACTAAATCAACAAAAACCCATATCTACTGCATCCaacattttctctgtgactTTTTAAGAGACAAGCttgtatttaaaaacatgaatgagacagaggaaaagtGTTTACATGTCTAAGTAAATGGAAACAATGAACAGAAATCTAAATGTGTTATCTgaactgtgtgtgcagtggtgtTAACATGGTATCCCTGAACATTTGCAGTACTGCCTTGATCAATTTAAAGTCAGATTATCACGGTGCATGCAAACCTGCTGTCTGTATCCTTATAAacttcaaatattaaaacacaatgcACGTTTCTTATCtatgtgtgtttaaaatcaATGTCCTTTTCACATCTATTACATACTTAAAAACACCCATCTATCAGGTCTATCGAGAAACCTGAAATAGCATATCCAACTAAATTTAATTCTAAATTTCCCCTCAACTTTTGCATGTAACAATCTGTAATTTCCATGTACTATTAATCTCAGTAAAAAGTCTCTTTGGGCAGCATATTGTGAAGACGTGATGAGAAAAATTGTGAcaaataacacataaaaataattaactGCTTATCTCTCCCTTTTGCAGTATTTCTGGCTGACAAAGTGTTGGTCATCTTTGCTGCCAGACTGAATGTTTAGTGTGCTTACCTGTTCATGGTACTTTTGATTTTGGAAGCAGGGCGACTCCCGAGCTGACATGTTTTTCACTCTGACTGCTCCCTGTCGGTCAAGAGAACGGGACCTAGGGGATTTCAGCTGACTGCGCCGATGCCAGGACTTGAGCTGTTCATTCACCATTTGTCGTGGGACACCGCTGGAGCAGTAATGTGGGTGTTCCCATAGAGTTGGGGTCGGGGAGAGTCTGATATCAGGAGGTAAAGGCCTCTGTGCTCTCTGGTGGGGCACAGCAGGATCATTATACCAATAGTCATATCTGTTGGAAGGACAGGGAGCCTGCTGGGCGTAATAGCTCCGTGTCACGTCCATATCAGGTGGGCAATACATTTCATTGTAATAGGCTTTGTGGGTAGTGGGGCTGGGCTGGTGCCTGGAATTATGGTAAAAGCCAGTACGTGGGAAGGCTTGAGGTCCATAGCTGCCAACTGGGCTAGAGTGCGGGAATGCAGGCTGATACTGTCTGGGCAAATCACAGTGCAACTCCTGACACGGGGAGCTATTGTAAGATGTAAACGAGTGTTCGGAGTTGCTATCCTCAGAGCTAGCATGGCTTCCATAGTTCACTGTAGGGGGAGTGGTCTCTGGTAAAGTCACTGTGTATTCTGTCAGTCGCCTCCGTGGACCTCTGGTGCGGCCGCGGTCCTTTTCAAATGAAGATTCAGGGTTGGACAACCTGTGCAAATCACAAGAATGTTCTATATCAACTATATCAACAAGGCTACTAAGCAAAGAGACTGAACAACTTCTAATTATGTCCATCTCACAGTCTCTGATTTCTTAAAATAATTGAATGTGTGAAACTAAATGATATCACTGTGACCAGAACTAAATTACATGTACAACAAAGGTTTGCAGCTTCTAACACAAAGCACTGTGGATGTAGGTGTGGTTACCTGAGGGAGAGTTGTCTGTGCACACGCATCTCTGGTGTGGAGGGTGTGCTGTTCGACTGGGTGCGGCTCAGCCTCAGATGGGAAAGTTGCAGTGGCAGAGATGAGTTTGCTAAGCAAGCCTCCAACGGTGGCAACAGTTCAGCTTTGGCTGGACTGCTGAACACACAAATAGGTAGCACGTGAAATATGGTATATTTTGTTTCTcaatttgtgtttatatatacacacaaaataaataaaataaataaataaataaaatgcttaaaataaaaccagaaattGCTCTTTGTTCTTGATGACAAACATCAATGGTGAAAATTACAATGATAATAAATTGAAACAATTTTAACATATTCCAAAGTTACTGTTGTATTACTACCTCTGACATACTGCAGTCTAAACTCATTAGTGATTGAATGTAGATGTGCACAACACTGATCTATTACACTGACTGTTATAGCACCAGTGCAAAAGCAGATGGCAGTGTTGCACATTCATGAACACTCTCTACATTGTGATTTAGGGCAGGAACAATGACAGTGAAGATGAGGCTTAAACTGATGAAGTATTTCAGAAACCATTATtactggaaagaaaagaagtgttTCTTCAATCTGCTCCATGTTGTCTCCACTAACAACAACCGCTACGCACTGGGAACATCAATGAGGTTACACAGCAGCCCAGGTAAACAAATCCACTCGTACCCATGCAGTGTCTATGGACCCACTACAATGAATATAACTGAGCATTATCTTTTTCACCTCCCAGCATCCTTTCAAGATCTGCTTTTCACAAAGCTTACTACCCTCCAAGTACTAAAGGTCACATTTTGCTTCTCCAATACTAAAAAGTCGATGAACAGGAAAGGAGTTGCGATGAATGGCCTGTGTTACCTCGTCTTGATGGAAGAGCGTGATTTCTTGCTCTTCTGGTAAGGTTGGTCCAGACTCGACTCTGTCCACGGGGAGTGTTGGATGGGAGGAGCGTCGAATTCTGGGTTTGAGTCGAGGCTTGGGTGTGGAGACTGACTCGGGGTCAGTGGAGCCACAGACGGAGACATGAAGGAGCCATCTAAGGAGGACTGTGAGGACACAGGGGGAGGCTGGGGAGCATCCGTCTCTACTGAATAGGGGAGTCCTGAGGACGGCTGTGATGACTGGCTTGTCACTTctagaaaaaacagaaattataCAGTGTATAATATGATTATTCAGTGTCAATACCTGCGTCATGCATCGCCTCAACAGACTTCTTCTGAAACTTTTAGGTAGATACTTTCATGCAGAGAGACTGTGAGCACTGAGGCATTCAAGATAAATACTTACTGGACTCTGCTCACATTGCCCCGCTTTATGGTTAACTGGTCAGCTGACAAATACTATCCAGCTTTCAAAAGTCATAGATTTGCTTTCATCAACATTGGCCTGTAAACAAAAGCTGCTGTTACACTGGTAGAAACTAGGCAAGGCCAAGTCTTACCTTCATCTTGCACTACAGAATCAGACAGGGAGCTGTCATCAGATGTACCCAGATctggaaaccaaaacagaaacagactaaatgttttgattcatatgtgaaatataaaatgacacaTGAAAAGTCAAGGACTGCTCTATTAAGATATTATGAAGTGAAAATCAATTTATACCCTGCACTGAAGATTATAGTATAGTATCATCTAGTCCGGCCAGGCGTCTCTCACCTTGTTGTGTAATATTAAAAGCAGGGAGTGGTGATGATTGGCCGTGCTCTAGTCGCAGTTGAAAGGCCGTCTCTTGTAGCTGTTTgagtttcttctcctctctcttgcaCTGCTTAAAACGGCTCTTTTTAACAGCCTTACTCAGGTGATCCTCCTCGAAGAGCTTGCGCGCTGCCtcaaatattttcatctgaAGAGCCAACTCAGCATCCACTAAACTCAGCTCTGACTCCTGGAAAAAAGGGTGTGACAGGGGAATATATAGAGACAACAATGTTACTCTGGAAACAATCTGTATCCTTGAGCTTTATGCATTgttgaaaaataatattaatccATTATGCAGTCTTGAAATGCTGCTTGTACCTCTGCTACCCGGGGGATACTTTGTGCATCCAGTTTGAAAGCAGCTCCAATACGTCTGCGAATCTGTGGAGGCTTCTCTCCAGGCAGGAGAGGGTAATCATCTGACAGCTGTCCTGTCAACTCctaaacaacacagacaaaaattcacacacaaagcaaTATTTGGAAATGACTAAAGGCTTATTTTTCACAGTTAATCAATATACAGACATCTTATAAATCAACACTGATAAATCCTATCAGTTTAGTTGTTCAAATAAAGACAAGCACATCTCTCCAGAGTCTATTCAAACATATCTGTGGCAGTTTTGAAATGATGTACAAGTATCTTTGCCCTCCTTACATGTTGAGGCAAACAGGTTCAGGGAATCTGTTGCACAATTCTGTGAGATTTCATTTCACAACACATTCTTTCGGTCTCACTTTCTCACTGTAACACATATCCATGTCCAAATCAAACTCAGGCCATGACAACGCATGTTACTGATTTCATTATGGAACAGACATAAAGAAACTGTCACTTTGAGTCACTCCTAGACAGCCACctttacagacaaaaaaacgtaatagcaACCGGTGAGTTTACTTGTTCTTTTGTCACTGAGAGAAGGGAGAGGCACCATGTCTCCCATTAGTTCACCTAAGCATGTCCCAACAGGAGTGCCCAGCCCGAGTGTCAACAGGAAAGAATGATCAGTCCTGGGATTTTACCCTGGAGCAACCACGCATGGCAGCAATACTcaaaatgtgagtgtgtgtccagctCTGAAATGACTTACTGAACCTTAATTTGATAGTTCACAGTACGGAAAGAGAGAGGGGCATAAAAGATTGAAAATGAAAGGGATGACATGTGATAAAAGTCTCATGCTGAATTCAAAACCAGGCTGTTATGGGAGCATTGCTTTGGCCGACCGAACCACCAGTATACCTTTTCAAAAGCTGCGatacatgaaaaaagaaatctcactGCAGCCACATGGCGTGTTCTAATTTCACTACAGACTGTATCTGAAATGAAGGGGATGATGTTTGTATTCTGCTTAATGGTAAAGCcaaaataataatgtcacaaaGGAGAGGAGGTTATATTAAAAGACCTGTTGTTTCCTCTCAGTGGAGCTCCTGACTGGATATTAACCACTGTGACATGAAGTCCATGTTGAAGTTAATGCAGACATTTTGGGTCTTtcctgcacagacagacacggtTTTTAACAACCATCCTGAATCTGCTGTTTAGAGAGTTTTAAAATCTTGTCTTGTACTGGTGTGAAAATTGAGCGCTTAAAAACTGCAACCTATGATTGTGCTGTGATCTGTGCTGGTAATTTGCCAGGTCAAGTGGCCTGTGTGCACTCAATGAAAGGAGATtcaaaataatctgaaaatgCAAGTGAGAACTTTAGGCACAAACACCATTTCCTATTTCATGCACATTAGTGTGGACATGGCAGAACACATTTGAAATGTCCCTCTTTCAGGTTACTTTGTTAACTTGCAGTAAAATGTGTCATCACACATCCTGCACTAAACTACCCCACCTATTTAATCCTTTCTAAAAGCTGCTTAATCATCTGCAATATGGCAATATGGTGAGTGCACCTTGTCACAGCTTGCATAATGatgctacaactgtcttgaCGTTTACGTTAACTAGGTCTACTAACACGTTTATAAAGATTTTAATGAACGTAGATCATCATGATTTGTTCTGTGATATgcatttaatgtaattttatgcAGCCTCATTAGGTTTTAGTCTGTTGACCTGTTGTTTTGTAGATCACTTTTACTTACAGCTTCACGGATGCAGAGTTTCTTCAGCTCCAGTAAGCAGATCTCCAGTCTGTTTTGGAGATCCTGGTGTTTGAGCTTCATggctcgtgtgtgtgtggtcacatCCTTCGTATGCGTCATTGGGCTGTCACAGCCTGTGTCATGcaacaggaaagaagaaaatgcacTCGTCTGAGATTATGCGACTCAAGTGTGGCTGTTATATATTTCTTCAATCAACACTCAACACACAAGAACATAAGTAGGTGAAGTTAAAGTTAGAAAAGTTGAAGTTAGAAATGACCATATGAAGCCAAGATATGCAGTTGCacatttcagttaaataaaGATCAGTAAAAGCAAATTAGACCTGCAACTAGTGATTACattcatcaattaattgatcattttattttggttaattgatttatttagtctataaaagtaatttaaaatgCAATAATATACAGAGTGCCTATCACAAGTTCCAAGAACCCAAAAAGATGTCTGCTGAGAAGCCTTTTTAGCCTGACGAGTAGTCCAAAACCCCACTGATAATTAatttacaatgacataaaacagagaaaagcagtaaatcctaCCACTTAAGAGGCAATCATacatagataaatatatatatatacatatatacagtacatatatattgtttcagtcactaatgaatgaatgaatttgttaacactgaaaacaaaagttaCTTGCAGGAAAAagcaatattttaatatataaattcaTTGATGCCTGTACATGTACATCATTTTAGGACATATTTTAGCTCATGTTGCTGCaactatatttatttgttttacgGTGAATGGTCCCATTTCCTGCTTGACCAATACATTAGTTGTGCAGGTTATAAAATGCCAGtggtaaagaaaataaaaaatacttaacaCTCTCACACTAACACTTAGTTCAGACTGTTTACCATCTTCTTAACcttgtgtgttttaatctttattttctaaatgtgtatttgttgcCTTATATTCCTCATAATTTTTCCAAGAATGTATATTAACACCATGAACCCccatattttaattacattaagaTTAACTCCCGAGGCCACTCTGGCCAACACAATGGTTAAATTCAGTCAGaagaatttgtttttatctttgttttcatcagtcacaCTGAAACTGCAGAGTGAGTTTCAAGATCATTGTAATTACAAAAATTGTGTGAGTGTTCGACTGGTGCTGTCTGTAGCCTGGGTGACTAATGACATCAGATTAGACTCAGAGCCGTGGGAGCAGCTTCAGGCAAAATGCATTGAGCACCACATACCTTCAGAGATTATTAACAGAATCCCTGCAGGTACTGACAAACATCTGAGGTGCGACAGGAAAGAAGTGTGACAGCACTACAATGGAGCAAAAAATTCCTCTTCCTACAGGGACAATCCCCCCATTCTTTGTCGATAGACACTTTCTCATTGTATAGGGCAGACGTCACGTGGCTCAATTAGGGCGCAAGGAATGTCAGCGAGGCCATAACTAATCAGTAGACACTACTAGTCGCAGCAAAACACGACTGGCAAAGTTCCTGTTAATTCTATTGTATTTTTACCTCTGCAGAGGAGGTAATATTTTCACCCATTTGTCAGTGGGATTACGCAAAAAGGACAGAACCGATTTGtgccaaacttggtggagggatggggcagggaagaacccattaaattttagggcagatccagatcatttactaagaatttgatttttttttctgtgaagtctGGTGTACGTTGCTTGATATCAGCCTTGGCAGAGGTCAGACGACCACATTTTGTGACTGCCTTTAATGAAGATGATTGCAGCAATCCTAAAATACCTAAATACAAAGAATAACATATTCAGTAAGGTTgcaattaaatattatttttgttattgaataatctgtgaattattttgtgtttaattgaGTAATCATTATGtctaaaatgtcacaaaaaaagtGCCCCTCACAATTTTCCAAAAGCTAAGTTGACATTTGCTTTGGCCAAACAATcgtccaaaaccaaaagacattttagtttattataacTGCAGACTAGGAAAACCAGCAAATTCTCACTACCGAGAATCTGGAACAACATACATTTTAGTATTTTGGCTTAAAAAATTAGACAacccatcattttttttaacatcctcATGTGGTCAAGGATGCAGTGACTAATCTGGCAGCAAGTCACAGTGGACCACATGCAATAGTCCCTGAGCTTTCACATGACAAGTTGTTTTCTTTAACAAAGTAGATGACTTTCGCTTGTTTTCAGCTGGCTGGAAGTACAACCTAAGACAAATTAAATTTGGTGTGTGCTGGAATTGATTTAAGAAAGTAGATTATTATATTGCGGACATGATTGAGACCTCTGCTGCCAAGAGAATCATAACAGCACTTATTTACTCCAGGTAATCTTCTAGGATTGTGTTATGCTCTGAAAGGATGTCATTTTGCTAAATATTATCACAAGTGCGACCTCACTCCAGCCGATAAAAGATGTGAAATGTGTCAGAAGGAAATTTATGTTTTGTCAGATATAAATGATGGTTAGTTAGAAGGAGTGACAGCTCTGTCATGTGACTGGTAACTGAGCCTAAAATAGTCAATAAACCAAATTGTTTGTGACACACCCATTCTGAtaatcttgtgttttgtttgcatatGGGTATACATTGCATTACATTTgtcataaacaataataatctaTGTTTTGAATTAATTGGAGATTTCTTATTTGTCTTCTGTTTGAGGTCATTTGAAAAGCAGGTGCAGCGATAAGATTACCGTAATGTGTGTGCTGAGTTTCAACAATGATTTAGGCTTTCAGCAAAACCCTACTGGCTCAgcgttttgtttttaaacaaatatgtaCTTTAAATCAAGGGTGTTGGTTCTCACACCAATTTGTCAAACTCTTTATTTAGGTTTGAACAGTCAAAGAACATTTTGATAAGAAACTGCTCGAACTTCTGAAATGAGGCTCGACTTAAAtccacttttctgttttcacattaactAAAGCAATTCAGTAAAGCTGCCCAGTGTTTCTCAGACACATTTGGGCAACCAACCAAAGAAAATCAACAGCCCaggtttttcagtttcagttctcATGATGCTGGACATTGTGGCTGATGTAGATTTCTAATGTTTAACATTTACTGCAGTCAAGCAACAAGCCTTGCTGCAATGAGCTACAGTGATTTTATGTAATTACACCCGTTTTGTGGAGCATGTCTGGTCCATCAAGTTGTTTTGTGCTGAGTggagaatttaatttgaaattcagcCTTTATGATCAAATGTAACGGTTATGTTGTAGAGGCATTAGTAGAGACACTTTAGATCATGTGACATATTTCAAAAAGGTCTGAGTGATACATAAAAAGTGTTTTACCTGAA is drawn from Seriola aureovittata isolate HTS-2021-v1 ecotype China chromosome 2, ASM2101889v1, whole genome shotgun sequence and contains these coding sequences:
- the inavab gene encoding innate immunity activator b isoform X2; this encodes MEGNGEMSDTDSGIILHSGCDSPMTHTKDVTTHTRAMKLKHQDLQNRLEICLLELKKLCIREAELTGQLSDDYPLLPGEKPPQIRRRIGAAFKLDAQSIPRVAEESELSLVDAELALQMKIFEAARKLFEEDHLSKAVKKSRFKQCKREEKKLKQLQETAFQLRLEHGQSSPLPAFNITQQDLGTSDDSSLSDSVVQDEEVTSQSSQPSSGLPYSVETDAPQPPPVSSQSSLDGSFMSPSVAPLTPSQSPHPSLDSNPEFDAPPIQHSPWTESSLDQPYQKSKKSRSSIKTSPAKAELLPPLEACLANSSLPLQLSHLRLSRTQSNSTPSTPEMRVHRQLSLRLSNPESSFEKDRGRTRGPRRRLTEYTVTLPETTPPTVNYGSHASSEDSNSEHSFTSYNSSPCQELHCDLPRQYQPAFPHSSPVGSYGPQAFPRTGFYHNSRHQPSPTTHKAYYNEMYCPPDMDVTRSYYAQQAPCPSNRYDYWYNDPAVPHQRAQRPLPPDIRLSPTPTLWEHPHYCSSGVPRQMVNEQLKSWHRRSQLKSPRSRSLDRQGAVRVKNMSARESPCFQNQKYHEQVIQRRALQRAADDTQGHWVVDDGSHYISQV
- the inavab gene encoding innate immunity activator b isoform X1, which translates into the protein MEGNGEMSDTDSGIILHSGCDSPMTHTKDVTTHTRAMKLKHQDLQNRLEICLLELKKLCIREAELTGQLSDDYPLLPGEKPPQIRRRIGAAFKLDAQSIPRVAEESELSLVDAELALQMKIFEAARKLFEEDHLSKAVKKSRFKQCKREEKKLKQLQETAFQLRLEHGQSSPLPAFNITQQDLGTSDDSSLSDSVVQDEEVTSQSSQPSSGLPYSVETDAPQPPPVSSQSSLDGSFMSPSVAPLTPSQSPHPSLDSNPEFDAPPIQHSPWTESSLDQPYQKSKKSRSSIKTSSPAKAELLPPLEACLANSSLPLQLSHLRLSRTQSNSTPSTPEMRVHRQLSLRLSNPESSFEKDRGRTRGPRRRLTEYTVTLPETTPPTVNYGSHASSEDSNSEHSFTSYNSSPCQELHCDLPRQYQPAFPHSSPVGSYGPQAFPRTGFYHNSRHQPSPTTHKAYYNEMYCPPDMDVTRSYYAQQAPCPSNRYDYWYNDPAVPHQRAQRPLPPDIRLSPTPTLWEHPHYCSSGVPRQMVNEQLKSWHRRSQLKSPRSRSLDRQGAVRVKNMSARESPCFQNQKYHEQVIQRRALQRAADDTQGHWVVDDGSHYISQV